The genomic window GACTACGCCACAAAAAAACAGCGGTCTGGTGTGGGATCTCCCGCTGCGCTTGTTTCATTGGTCGCTGGCGCTGTGTTTTGCCGGCGCCTGGTTGACTGCTGAAAGTGAAGTTTGGAAATTATGGCATATCAGTTTCGGGTATTCGATGGGGCTACTGGTAGGTTTTAGGCTGATCTGGGGTGTGCTCGGCACACGGTATGCCCGCTTCTCTGAGTTTGTCAAAGGACCATCCGCGGTAAAAGCCTATTTTCTCTCGCATCTGCGCGGACAGGCACAACAGCATGTCGGGCATAATCCCGCCGGTGCATTGGCGATCATCGCCATCTTATTCAGCACGATAATCATTGTTGTGAGCGGCTATCTCACTTATCAGGAGATCGGTGGTGAATGGTTGTCGGAAGTCCATGAAGTGATGGCGAGTCTGCTGATGGCGATCGTGGTCTTGCATATCGCAGCGGTTGTGGCGACCAGTGTGCTGCAGAAAGAAAACTTGGTACGTGCCATGCTGACTGGAAAAAAGCAGCTCGCTGATGGTGCAGCAATACAGCAGTCTAGACCAGTAGTTGCCTTGGTGTTGTTAGCAGCGCTGATGGCGGTGTGGTGGGGCGTGTTCAGATAGCGATTTCTTATAAAAAAGACCGTCGTTTGATACCACAGGGGAGTGAGCACAATATGCTGCTCACGCGGTACTTTTACTGCCATGCGCAAGATAAGTGAACCTTCATAGGCTTAGCTTGTCCATCCACCTCAGGATTCGATAATGAGGGATGTGATGAAACTATTTGCCGGCTTGTTGTTCCTTAGCACTTTTTTCTTTTCTTTGGCCTCGTCGGCAGCACAGCCTGAGGCCAACTATGATCTGCGCCGTAGCCTGCAATACGGAACGCACGATGGCGTTGCGCTGACCGGAGACTTGTATGTACCGAAGGCGGCCGGTGCTCATCCTGTGCTGGTAGCGGTACATGGTGGCGATTGGCAGTTTGCCGATGCGCAACTGTACCAGTATTGGGGGCCGTATCTGGCGCAGCGCGGTTATGCCGTGTTTGCGATCAATTATCGCCTGACTAAGGCAAACCAGAATTTGTATCCGGCCGCGCTCAATGATGTGCGCGCCGCTGTGCAATTTTTGCGCGAGCGTGGGGCTAGCATGCAGATAGACCCGAATCGTATTGGCCTGATGGGCGATTCGGCTGGTGCGCATCTGGCAGCCTTGGCCGCTTTAACAGCGGATCAAGCAGCATTTTCCGGCAGTTATGCCGATGATGTTTACGCCAGAGCCAGTAGCAAGGTCAAAGTCTGCGTCGGCATTTATGGGGTCTATGATATGGCTGCACAGTGGCAATACGATAGCGTGCATGATGCCAGCGATAATATTGCTCAGATGTTTCTCGGCACCAGCTTAGCCGATAACCGCCGCGTGTATTTCGACGCCTCGCCGCTGTCTTACGTCACGCGTGGCAATAATCAGACCGCCTTCTTTTTGGCCTGGGGTAGCAAGGACGATAGGGTCGATAGTGCCAGTCAGTCAGGCGCTTTTGCCAAGGCTCTTCAAACTTCCGGGTTTTCTGTGCAGTCGCAAGTCTTGCCGGGCGCCCCGCATTACTGGGCCTCGGACGAGATTAAGAGTGCGCATAGTTATCCAGGATTAATGGCGCCGCGTCTGCTCAAATTTTTACAAGAAAAGCTTTGATAGACTGAGGCGCAATCAAACTCTACTCAGGCGTAATCTCTAAATAATCGAGCTTACCGCCCTTATTGAAATTGATCTCGACTAGCAGCGTCGCGCCGCTGTACAGCGCACGGTAACGGTAGCGCCGGTCTTCTCCATAGACGCTACGTGATAGCAGTTGCAGGCGTAAGCTAATCCACCATTTGGGTCGGAAGCCCGCCTGTATATTGGGTATGCTGTTTTTATTTTGAATAGATGCGAGGCAGGATGTGAATCCAGTGAGAGCGATGCGCACCGCAGTGATAGGCATGCATGGAAAAATACAGAATGCAGCAGAGCGAAAAGAAACGGCAGCGGGGGAGCGCTGCCGTTTCTTTTACAAAAGAAGTTCAAACAATTTTCAGCTTAGTGCGCCCAGATGTAAGCAGTAGTACCTTGCAATTTGATGTCATTCAAAGCGGTAGAGCCGAAAGACGCAGTGCTATGACCCATCTTGATGCTGGCAACAGACATGTTCAACTCATGACCAGCAGCTACTGTGATTTGAGGAACCGCGATTTTAACGACATCGCCAGTTGGCATGAAAGCCGGCGCACCAGCACCACCGATAACGCCTAATACTGAGCCAGCACCTTGCGCTTCAGTGACGAAAGTCGCGTTGTTGATGATGTCGATAGTCGCAGCCAAAGAACCAGTGATAGAGATGTTGTTATGGCTGATAGAACCACCAGTAGCATCAGTGTCTGTGTAGACGAAAGAGCCGATGTTGATGTTCAGGTTAGCCGCGATAGACACACCGTCTTGACCGCTGACTTGGCTCAGGTCGGAATCATCAATAGTCGACATGGCAGATGCCGCCATTGCGAAAGACGACAAAGCTGCTGCGAGGGCGAGTTTCTTGAACAGTTTCATGTTAAATCTCCAGTGGTGAGTAAATTATTTTTATATGCGTTGAAACATGTGCGTTGACACTTAACGGAGCACTCGCTAGCTGATTATTTCAGCGTAGACGAGGCCCGGTAATACGGTACTTTTGAATGGGGTCAAGAGTGCTGCATCACGTAATAAAGATTAAAGGAATTGCTTTTTTTCTTACAGAATATATTTAGAATCTTTATTCGATTTTCAATGAAAAGCGTCTGATCTGAGGACATCTTTTGGTGGAAAAATACGCATCAATTGACGATATATTGATGCCTATTTTGCTATGAAAAATATAATCTTTGTGCACACTGTCATCACAGTGAAATTTCAGTCTGAAGAGCTGCGAGTAAAAAAACAACGGATGAAAAATAGCACGCGACGGAAGTTTCTCACCGGAATTTATATGGAAAAAATTCGAGAGAAAGTTCATCAGATACGCCCCAAATCTGCAGTGCTTAGGTGGCAGAGTTGAGTAAATGTTAGAGTGACGCATATTTTCAACATTGATCGCAAGGATATTCCCGGCATGACCCAGCACATTATCCAAAACCCAGAATTTCAGGCTTTACTCAAGCATGTGATGGAAGAAAAAATCCCATTTTGTCAGCTGCTGGGAATTAAGCTGAGTAGCTTTGACCCTGATAATCCGCAGATTAGTATCGATATGCGCGAACAATTGTTGGGTAATTTTTCCAAGGGCATGTTGCATGGTGGCGTGATCGCCTCGGTGCTCGATAGCATGGCTGGTTTTGCGATCTTGCTCAAGATGGCGCAGCATAGTCCTAAGGACGATGCGATGTCGCAGCTGAAGGAATTTTCACGCATGAGTACCATCGATCTGCGCATTGATTATTTACAACCAGGATTGGGCAAGAGCTTTACCGCCAGCGCTGAAGTGACGCGTCTGGGCAAGCGCATCGCCAATGTGCTGATGACGCTCAAAAATGAGAAAAATGACTTGATCGCCACTGGCGCGGCAGCCTTTATGTTGCACGAGAAAGCCTAATCCTATGCCTAATACCAACCCTAACAATACTGCTGGCTTCGCGTTTGATAACAGCTATGCGCGTGAACTGGCTGGCCTGTACGCACCGTGGCAAGCGGCGCAGGTGCCGCAGCCGAACGTGCGCAAATTGAATCAGACTCTGGCTGCGCAACTCGGGCTTGATGTCGCGCTTTTAGATGGCGAGCTCGGTGCCGCGATCTTCTCCGGTAATCTGGCTCCGGCTGGCGCCACGCCTTTGGCGCAGGCGTATTCCGGGCATCAGTTCGGACGATTTTCTGGGCAGTTGGGGGATGGACGTGCGCTCTTGTTGGGCGAAGTGATTGATATGCTAGGACAGCGCCGCGACATCGCCTTTAAAGGTTCTGGAGCTACCCCCTTCTCGCGTGGTGGTGATGGCAAGGCCACGCTGGCACCGATGCTGCGTGAGTACTTGATCAGTGAAGCCATGTATGCCTTGGGCATACCGAGCACCAGAGCACTGGCCGTGGTCAGTACTGGCGAGGCGGTCGTACGCGAAACCGTGTTGCCCGGTGCGGTGCTGACCCGCGTCGCCAGCAGTCATCTGCGGGTAGGGACATTTCAGTTTGTGGCAGCACAAGATGATGAGATCGCACTGCGTCAACTGGCCGACTA from Undibacterium parvum includes these protein-coding regions:
- a CDS encoding cytochrome b/b6 domain-containing protein, which produces MTTPQKNSGLVWDLPLRLFHWSLALCFAGAWLTAESEVWKLWHISFGYSMGLLVGFRLIWGVLGTRYARFSEFVKGPSAVKAYFLSHLRGQAQQHVGHNPAGALAIIAILFSTIIIVVSGYLTYQEIGGEWLSEVHEVMASLLMAIVVLHIAAVVATSVLQKENLVRAMLTGKKQLADGAAIQQSRPVVALVLLAALMAVWWGVFR
- a CDS encoding alpha/beta hydrolase, whose amino-acid sequence is MKLFAGLLFLSTFFFSLASSAAQPEANYDLRRSLQYGTHDGVALTGDLYVPKAAGAHPVLVAVHGGDWQFADAQLYQYWGPYLAQRGYAVFAINYRLTKANQNLYPAALNDVRAAVQFLRERGASMQIDPNRIGLMGDSAGAHLAALAALTADQAAFSGSYADDVYARASSKVKVCVGIYGVYDMAAQWQYDSVHDASDNIAQMFLGTSLADNRRVYFDASPLSYVTRGNNQTAFFLAWGSKDDRVDSASQSGAFAKALQTSGFSVQSQVLPGAPHYWASDEIKSAHSYPGLMAPRLLKFLQEKL
- a CDS encoding DUF6160 family protein, translating into MKLFKKLALAAALSSFAMAASAMSTIDDSDLSQVSGQDGVSIAANLNINIGSFVYTDTDATGGSISHNNISITGSLAATIDIINNATFVTEAQGAGSVLGVIGGAGAPAFMPTGDVVKIAVPQITVAAGHELNMSVASIKMGHSTASFGSTALNDIKLQGTTAYIWAH
- a CDS encoding thioesterase family protein, which encodes MTQHIIQNPEFQALLKHVMEEKIPFCQLLGIKLSSFDPDNPQISIDMREQLLGNFSKGMLHGGVIASVLDSMAGFAILLKMAQHSPKDDAMSQLKEFSRMSTIDLRIDYLQPGLGKSFTASAEVTRLGKRIANVLMTLKNEKNDLIATGAAAFMLHEKA